Below is a window of Streptomyces sp. NBC_01429 DNA.
GTCCGCCACGGCGCCCGCGAAGAGCACCGAGGGCGGCGCCGCGCAGCGCAGCGCCTCGGCGTCGGGACCGTCGCCGACGAGGACCAGCCGCGCCTGCGGCGACTGCCGTACGACGTCCGGCCAGGCCCGCAGCAGGACGTCCTGTCCCTTCTGCCGGCACAGCCGGCCGACGCACACCACGACGGGGGCGGCGGGCGGGAGCGCGGCCCGCGGCGCGAGTGCGGCGCGGGCCCGCGCGGTGTCGGCGAGCCGCTCCCCCGCGCCCTCGCGCCGGCCGGCGCCGGCGGCGGCCCCGGGGGCGAACCTCTCCACGTCGACGCCGTTGCGGACGACCGACCAGCGGGCGTCGATCCCGGCCCGCTCGCCGGTGCGCCGCTCGGCGTCGCTGACGCAGATCACCCGGTCGGTCCAGCGGACCGCCCGTCGCTCCCACTGCCGGGCCAGCCATCCGGTCACGCCGCCGACCGCCTCGAACGACCAGGCGTGCGGCTGGAACACGGTCGGGACCCGGCCGCGTACCGCCAGCCGGCCGGCGAGTCCGGCCTTGGCGCTGTGGGCGTGGACCAGATCGGGCCGTACCAGCCGGACCAGGCGGGCGGCCTGCCGCACCTCCCGCACCAGGGCGGGACCGGGGGCGCGCGTCGCGCGCCAGCCGTGGACCTCGGCTCCCCGGCGGGCCGCGGCCGGGGCGAGCGGTCCCTCTTCGGGACAGCCCACAACGACCCTTATCCCCGCGGCCACTTGTGCCCCGACGAGGTCAAGGACCACTTGGGCCACTCCGCCATCGACCGGCTGGACGAGGTGGAGCGCGGTGAAGCCGGTCCCGGACCGGTCCCATGGTGGCTGCACGCGCGACTCTTTCCACTCGTGGACATAAGGAAATCGAGGCAAGGAAATCAGGTACGGGGGTATATGAGGCCCGCGCGTTCAGTACCGCGCGTCCGCCTCCGCGAAAAGCACGCCCACCCAGAGCGGGCTCTTCTCCGCACCGATTCGAACGCTGAGCCGGTGGGCGCCGGTGGCCAGCGCACCGCGCAGGTCGAATACGTCGGAGTCGTAGCCGAGGGTGTTCGGGTACGCGGGCTGCCGCTTCAGCGGTTCGGACTCGAAATCCGTGATGCTGGAATTCATCACATCGGCCGAAGGGTTGTCCTTGTTGCTGAGCAGGACGCCTTTCCCGTTACCGGTCTCCACCGCGAGCGAGTCACCGGCGACACCGCGGTCCCCGTTGTACGCGACCACTCCCAGCCGGCCGGTGGCGCGCGCCGGAACGCGCGGTCCGCCCAGCTCGACGCGTACCTCCGGACGGCGCGCGTCGAGCACCTCGAAACCGTCCCAGACCGAAAGGCGACGCAGCGGGGCGTCGTCCTTCTTGTACGCGACGACCAGGGTCCAGCCGCCCCAGGCGCCCACGGCGGACCGCCCCATCGCGACATTGATCTGGGCCACCGTGTACATCCCGGGACCGCTGTCGCGCACGAGCGACGTCACGTCCGCCGACGCCTGGAAGGCGTCCGCGCCACCGCCCGCCCGGTGTCCGATCACGGTGTCGGCCAGCACTTCCTTGTACCGGCCGCCCGGTTCGGCGAACAGCACCCGGCCGCTGTCGCCCGGCGGTTTCTGCTCGCCGACGCGCAGGTTCCCGCCCCAGTAGAGGCGCGCGTAGTTGACGCGGGCACGACCGGGGAGCCGGAGTTCGGCCCGGGTCGAGTTGTAGGTGCGGGGGTCGTCGTCGACATCCGAATAGAACATGTCGAATCGCTGATTGACCGCGTTCCCGCCCGCCCGCGCCTTCGCACACGCCGGGTCGCGGCCCGTCCCCTCGGCGCGGCAGCTGACGGCCGCGTTGGCCGCCCGTACGATGCCGCCGTGCTGCACGGCGTCGAAGCGGCGGGTGAAGGGGATACGGGTTTTCTCCTCGGCGCCGGCCCGGGGTTTCCCGTCGGCGCCGGCCCGCGAAGGGGCCGGCGGGTACGGCGGTGGGTACGGCGGTGGGTATACGGCGGCGGACAGCGCGAGTGCGGCCAGAACGCACAGCACACCGCGACCCACAGCACGAAACGCTGAATTCCGCATACGGGCTCTCCGCCTCCAAGACCGAAACCAGAAGGCACCATTACAGAGCGCGGAGTGAAAATCACGCCAGACGCGCTGAAACCTGCTGAACGTACAGTTGCACGTATATGACGGGCTGCCCGGTAAACATTGACCCGATTACACGCAATCCCGCCGCGCGTCACCGGGAATCGCCGCCAACCGCGCGGAACGGCCGGGCGCGCCCGATCGCCCGGCCGTCGCGGGGCCGCCCGGACTCCCGGGCCGTGGCCGGGACTTATCCATCAGGGGTACGCGGAGCGCGGATTCACCCGTTCGGGCCCGCAACCTCCGGGTGTGTTCGCCGTTAATGCATGAGTCGGGCAATCGCGCCCGGCGCACATGCTGTTTTCATACGACCGAGGAGCCCTTCCCCATGTCGCGTATCGCCAAGGCCGTCGTTCTCTCCGCCGCGGCCGCCGCCGCCGTCGCCGGTGCCTCCGGCGCCGCCTTCGCCGACTCCGGCGCGGAGGCCGCGGCTGTCGGTTCCCCGGGTGTCCTGTCCGGCAACGTCGTCCAGGTCCCGCTGCACGTCCCGATCAACCTGTGCGGCAACACCATCGACGTCATCGGCGTCCTGAACCCCTCCTTCGGCAACGTCTGCGTCAACAACTGACGT
It encodes the following:
- a CDS encoding chaplin, yielding MSRIAKAVVLSAAAAAAVAGASGAAFADSGAEAAAVGSPGVLSGNVVQVPLHVPINLCGNTIDVIGVLNPSFGNVCVNN
- a CDS encoding DUF3344 domain-containing protein translates to MRNSAFRAVGRGVLCVLAALALSAAVYPPPYPPPYPPAPSRAGADGKPRAGAEEKTRIPFTRRFDAVQHGGIVRAANAAVSCRAEGTGRDPACAKARAGGNAVNQRFDMFYSDVDDDPRTYNSTRAELRLPGRARVNYARLYWGGNLRVGEQKPPGDSGRVLFAEPGGRYKEVLADTVIGHRAGGGADAFQASADVTSLVRDSGPGMYTVAQINVAMGRSAVGAWGGWTLVVAYKKDDAPLRRLSVWDGFEVLDARRPEVRVELGGPRVPARATGRLGVVAYNGDRGVAGDSLAVETGNGKGVLLSNKDNPSADVMNSSITDFESEPLKRQPAYPNTLGYDSDVFDLRGALATGAHRLSVRIGAEKSPLWVGVLFAEADARY
- a CDS encoding glycosyltransferase yields the protein MQPPWDRSGTGFTALHLVQPVDGGVAQVVLDLVGAQVAAGIRVVVGCPEEGPLAPAAARRGAEVHGWRATRAPGPALVREVRQAARLVRLVRPDLVHAHSAKAGLAGRLAVRGRVPTVFQPHAWSFEAVGGVTGWLARQWERRAVRWTDRVICVSDAERRTGERAGIDARWSVVRNGVDVERFAPGAAAGAGRREGAGERLADTARARAALAPRAALPPAAPVVVCVGRLCRQKGQDVLLRAWPDVVRQSPQARLVLVGDGPDAEALRCAAPPSVLFAGAVADTAPWYRAADLVVLPSRWEGMAVAPLEAMASGRAVVLSDVDGARESLPPGRENVCLTPPEDPSALAAALSALLSDAPLREAIGRQGQHHVLSTYDVRQTARAVADVYREVADGPRTERREPILQ